One genomic segment of Mycolicibacterium psychrotolerans includes these proteins:
- the cobA gene encoding uroporphyrinogen-III C-methyltransferase: protein MTDNAYLVGLRLAGKKVVVVGGGTVAQRRLPLLVASGADVHVITIDATPAVEAIEGITLTMRPFRDGDLEGAWYVIAATDDPAVNAAIVEEAESRRVFCVRADVAIEGTAVTPATFDYEGLSVGVLAGGEHRRSAAIRSAIHEALQQGLIAADAPGVVEGGVALVGGGPGDPELITVRGRRLLAHADVVVADRLAPQDLLAELSPEVEVIDAAKIPYGRAMAQDAINTVLIERAKEGKFVVRLKGGDPFVFARGFEEVIACADAGIPVTVVPGVTSAIAVPALAGVPVTHRGLTHEFVVVSGHVAPDHPESLVNWDALAAMKGTIVLLMAVERIELFARILLEGGRPADTPVLVVQHGTTSAQRTLRATLAEAPERIRSEGIRPPAIIVIGAVAAFAG, encoded by the coding sequence GTGACCGACAACGCCTATCTGGTGGGCCTGCGCCTGGCCGGCAAGAAGGTCGTCGTGGTGGGTGGCGGCACGGTCGCCCAGCGGCGACTGCCGCTGCTGGTCGCCTCCGGAGCCGACGTGCACGTCATCACCATCGACGCCACGCCGGCGGTGGAGGCGATCGAGGGAATCACGTTGACCATGAGGCCTTTTCGTGACGGTGATCTCGAAGGCGCCTGGTATGTGATCGCCGCCACCGACGACCCCGCGGTGAACGCGGCCATCGTCGAGGAGGCGGAGAGCCGCCGCGTGTTCTGCGTACGCGCCGACGTGGCGATCGAGGGCACCGCCGTCACCCCGGCCACCTTCGACTACGAGGGCCTGTCGGTGGGTGTTCTGGCAGGCGGCGAGCACCGCCGCTCGGCAGCCATCCGATCGGCCATCCACGAAGCCCTGCAGCAGGGACTCATCGCGGCCGACGCGCCCGGTGTCGTCGAGGGCGGAGTCGCACTCGTCGGCGGCGGCCCCGGCGACCCCGAACTCATCACGGTCAGGGGCAGGCGGCTGCTGGCCCACGCCGACGTGGTGGTGGCCGACCGGCTGGCGCCCCAGGATCTGCTCGCCGAACTGTCCCCGGAGGTCGAGGTCATCGACGCGGCCAAGATCCCGTACGGGCGCGCGATGGCCCAGGACGCCATCAACACGGTTCTGATCGAGCGGGCCAAGGAAGGCAAGTTCGTCGTCCGGCTCAAGGGCGGCGACCCGTTCGTGTTCGCGCGAGGCTTCGAAGAGGTGATCGCCTGCGCCGACGCAGGGATTCCGGTCACCGTCGTGCCGGGTGTGACCAGTGCCATAGCGGTGCCCGCACTGGCCGGCGTTCCGGTCACCCACCGCGGGTTGACCCATGAATTCGTGGTGGTCAGCGGGCATGTTGCGCCGGATCATCCCGAATCGTTAGTGAATTGGGATGCGTTGGCCGCGATGAAGGGCACGATCGTGTTGCTGATGGCGGTGGAACGGATCGAACTCTTCGCGAGAATTCTCCTCGAAGGCGGCCGACCTGCGGATACGCCGGTGCTGGTGGTCCAACACGGCACGACGTCCGCGCAGCGGACTTTGCGGGCGACCCTCGCCGAGGCGCCGGAACGCATCCGCTCGGAGGGCATTCGACCCCCCGCGATCATCGTGATCGGGGCTGTCGCGGCCTTCGCCGGTTAA
- a CDS encoding proline--tRNA ligase translates to MITRMSELFLRTLRDDPADAEVASHKLLIRAGYVRPVGPGLYSWLPLGLKVLRKIEGIVRDEMTAIGGQEILFPALLPRAPYETTNRWTEYGDTLFRLQDRRDNDYLLGPTHEEMFTLTVKGEYSSYKDFPLILFQIQNKYRDEARPRAGILRGREFLMKDSYSFDIDDDGLKTAYHAHREAYQRIFARLAVRYVIVSAVSGAMGGSASEEFLAESEVGEDTYVRCVESGYAANVEAVITAVPESIPFEGLPEAVVYDTGDTPTIATLVEWANGAGLGRTVTAADTLKNVLLKVRPPGGEWELLAVGVPGDREVDDKRLGAALEPAEYAMLDDADFARYPFLKKGYIGPKGLLANGVRYLVDPRVVDGTAWITGADEVGKHVVDLVAGRDFTPDGTIEAAEVREGDPSPDGAGPLVAARGIEIGHVFQLGRKYADAFTADVLGEDGKPVRLTMGSYGIGVSRLVAVIAEQQHDELGLRWPAAVSPFDVHVVIANKDTEARAGANELAADLDRLGVDVLLDDRSASPGVKFKDAELLGVPWIVVVGRGWADGVVELRDRFSGEKRDVPAGSAATDILAAIG, encoded by the coding sequence GTGATCACCCGCATGTCTGAGCTGTTCCTGCGCACCTTGCGCGACGATCCGGCCGACGCCGAAGTGGCCAGCCACAAGCTGCTCATCCGCGCCGGATACGTCCGCCCCGTCGGGCCCGGGCTGTACAGCTGGCTGCCCCTCGGGCTCAAGGTGCTGCGCAAGATCGAGGGGATCGTCCGCGACGAGATGACCGCGATCGGGGGACAGGAGATCCTGTTTCCCGCCCTCCTGCCGCGGGCGCCGTACGAGACCACCAACCGCTGGACCGAATACGGCGACACGCTGTTCCGGCTGCAGGACCGGCGGGACAACGACTACCTGCTGGGGCCCACGCACGAGGAGATGTTCACTCTCACCGTCAAGGGGGAGTACTCCTCGTACAAGGACTTTCCCCTGATCCTGTTCCAGATCCAGAACAAGTACCGCGACGAGGCCCGTCCGCGTGCGGGCATCCTGCGCGGGCGGGAGTTCCTGATGAAGGACTCCTACTCGTTCGACATCGACGACGACGGTCTCAAGACGGCCTACCACGCGCATCGGGAGGCCTATCAGCGGATCTTCGCCCGGCTCGCGGTGCGCTACGTGATCGTGTCCGCGGTGTCCGGGGCGATGGGCGGCAGCGCGTCGGAAGAATTTCTGGCCGAGAGCGAGGTCGGTGAGGACACCTACGTCCGGTGCGTCGAATCCGGCTACGCCGCCAACGTCGAGGCCGTCATCACCGCGGTGCCCGAGTCGATCCCGTTCGAGGGTCTGCCCGAGGCCGTCGTCTACGACACCGGGGACACCCCGACGATTGCGACGCTGGTCGAGTGGGCCAACGGCGCAGGTCTGGGCCGCACCGTCACCGCGGCCGACACGCTGAAGAACGTGCTGCTGAAGGTCCGTCCGCCCGGCGGGGAATGGGAACTGCTGGCGGTCGGGGTGCCCGGCGATCGCGAGGTCGACGACAAGCGACTCGGCGCGGCGCTGGAGCCGGCGGAGTACGCGATGCTCGACGACGCCGACTTCGCCAGGTACCCGTTCCTGAAGAAGGGGTACATCGGGCCGAAGGGATTGCTGGCCAACGGCGTTCGCTATCTGGTCGATCCGCGCGTGGTCGACGGCACGGCGTGGATCACCGGTGCCGACGAGGTGGGCAAGCATGTGGTCGACCTCGTTGCGGGACGCGACTTCACCCCGGACGGCACCATCGAGGCCGCCGAGGTGCGGGAGGGCGATCCCTCGCCGGACGGGGCGGGCCCGCTGGTGGCGGCGCGCGGCATCGAGATCGGCCACGTCTTCCAGCTGGGCCGCAAATATGCCGACGCCTTCACCGCCGATGTCCTCGGCGAGGACGGCAAGCCGGTGCGGTTGACCATGGGCAGCTACGGCATCGGGGTGTCCCGGCTGGTCGCGGTGATTGCCGAGCAACAGCACGACGAGCTCGGGCTGCGGTGGCCGGCGGCGGTGTCGCCGTTCGACGTGCACGTGGTGATCGCCAACAAGGACACCGAGGCGCGGGCCGGTGCGAACGAACTCGCGGCGGACCTGGACCGCCTCGGTGTCGACGTGCTGCTCGATGACCGGTCGGCCTCGCCCGGGGTCAAGTTCAAGGACGCCGAGTTGCTCGGAGTCCCGTGGATCGTCGTCGTGGGCCGCGGCTGGGCCGACGGTGTGGTGGAACTGCGGGACCGGTTCAGCGGCGAGAAGCGCGACGTGCCTGCCGGATCCGCGGCCACCGACATCCTGGCCGCGATCGGCTGA
- a CDS encoding MFS transporter gives MSSRPPLASSVLGIAIVAITGMQLMSTLDGTIVIVALPRMQAELDLSDAGKSWVITAYVLAFGGLLLLGGRIGDAIGHKRAFLSGVGVFTIASLVCGLATDEATLIVARAVQGIGAAVAAPTGLALIATTYAVGQPRNRALAVSAAMQATGSVLGLVLGGALTVISWRLAFLINVPIGIAIIAIAFFRLAETRHERLKLDVTGALLATLGCTSAVLIFTQGPALGWTHPFVVGAGVAAVLFFVSFFVVERSADHPIVPMAVFDNRNRVATFISLFLAGGVMLSATVMIGLYVQDVMGYSALVAGVCFIPFALALGAGTIVAARLAPHVAPRWLILGAGLLVPCAMLYGSTLNRGIPYFPDLVAPLVVGGFGIGVISVILPLCAVADVGPREIGPVSSITLMVQNLGGPVVLVVIQAVQTSRTLFLGGTTGPVKDMTSAQLDALDAGYTYSLLWVAGVSVFVGAAALFIGFTARDIAAAQHTREAVEAGEL, from the coding sequence ATGTCCTCTCGGCCTCCGCTGGCGTCGTCGGTGCTGGGCATCGCGATCGTCGCGATCACCGGCATGCAGCTGATGTCGACGCTCGACGGCACCATCGTCATCGTCGCGCTGCCCCGGATGCAGGCCGAACTCGACCTCTCCGACGCCGGCAAGAGCTGGGTCATCACCGCCTACGTGCTGGCATTCGGGGGTCTGCTGCTGCTCGGCGGCCGCATCGGCGACGCGATCGGCCACAAGCGGGCGTTCCTGTCCGGCGTCGGCGTGTTCACCATCGCCTCCCTGGTCTGCGGGCTGGCCACCGATGAAGCCACGCTTATCGTGGCCCGCGCGGTCCAGGGCATCGGGGCGGCGGTCGCCGCCCCGACCGGGCTGGCGCTCATCGCGACCACCTACGCCGTCGGGCAGCCCCGCAACCGCGCGCTCGCGGTGTCGGCGGCCATGCAGGCCACCGGCTCGGTGCTCGGCCTGGTCCTCGGCGGTGCGCTGACCGTGATCTCTTGGCGGCTGGCGTTCCTCATCAACGTCCCGATCGGGATCGCCATCATCGCGATCGCCTTTTTCCGGCTGGCCGAGACGCGCCATGAGCGGCTCAAGCTCGACGTCACCGGCGCGTTGCTGGCCACGCTGGGCTGCACCTCGGCAGTGCTGATCTTCACCCAGGGCCCGGCGCTGGGCTGGACCCACCCGTTCGTGGTCGGAGCGGGTGTCGCGGCGGTGTTGTTCTTCGTCTCGTTCTTCGTCGTCGAGCGCTCCGCCGACCATCCGATCGTCCCGATGGCGGTCTTCGACAACCGCAACCGGGTGGCGACGTTCATCTCGCTGTTCCTGGCGGGCGGGGTGATGCTCAGCGCGACGGTGATGATCGGCCTCTACGTGCAGGACGTGATGGGATATTCGGCGTTGGTGGCGGGGGTCTGCTTCATCCCGTTCGCCCTGGCGCTGGGTGCCGGCACGATCGTCGCGGCGCGGCTGGCGCCCCATGTCGCACCCCGGTGGCTGATCCTCGGCGCCGGGCTGCTGGTGCCGTGCGCGATGCTCTACGGCTCCACGCTCAACCGCGGCATCCCGTACTTCCCGGACCTGGTCGCCCCTCTTGTGGTCGGCGGCTTCGGCATCGGCGTGATCTCGGTGATCCTGCCGCTGTGCGCGGTCGCCGACGTGGGGCCGCGGGAGATCGGTCCGGTCTCGTCGATCACGCTGATGGTGCAGAACCTCGGCGGCCCGGTGGTCCTCGTCGTGATCCAGGCCGTCCAGACGTCGCGCACCCTGTTCCTCGGCGGCACCACCGGACCGGTCAAGGACATGACGTCCGCGCAACTGGACGCGCTGGACGCCGGCTACACCTACTCGCTGCTGTGGGTGGCGGGTGTGTCGGTGTTCGTCGGCGCCGCCGCGCTGTTCATCGGATTCACCGCCCGGGACATCGCCGCGGCCCAGCACACCCGGGAGGCGGTCGAGGCCGGCGAGCTGTGA
- a CDS encoding MFS transporter yields the protein MTALNDAERAAIHRDAEGKGQRGANRALPARIKGTADGAAGPRFPKTPAWLPSRRFIAAVIAIGGMQLLATMDSTVAIVALPKIQDELSLSDAGRSWVITAYVLTFGGLMLLGGRLGDVIGRKRTFVVGVALFTIASILCGLAWNEATLVIARLLQGVGAAIASPTALALIATTFPKGPARNAATAIFAAMTGVGSVMGLIVGGALTEVSWRWAFLINVPIGLLMIHLARTTLRETNRERLKLDAAGALLATMGCTAAVFAFSMGPEAGWASPITIGSGIAAAGCLIAFLFVERTAENPVVPFVLFRDRNRVATFAAIFLAGGVMFTLTVLIGLYVQDIMGYSALKAGVGFIPFVIALGIGLGLSSALVSKFPPRILVIGGGVLVLAAMLYGSTLDAGIPYFPNLVLPITVGGFGIGMIVVPLTVSAIAGVGFDQIGPVSAIALMLQSLGGPVVLAIIQAVITSRTLYLGGTNGPVKDMNAVQLHALDQGYTYGLLWVAAVAVIVGGAALFIGYTAEQVAHAQEVKDAIDAGEL from the coding sequence ATGACGGCTCTCAATGACGCAGAGCGTGCCGCCATCCATCGGGATGCTGAAGGCAAGGGGCAGCGGGGCGCCAATCGCGCTCTGCCGGCCCGCATCAAGGGGACTGCAGACGGAGCCGCCGGCCCGCGTTTCCCCAAGACGCCGGCGTGGTTGCCGTCGCGGCGCTTCATCGCCGCGGTCATCGCCATCGGTGGGATGCAGCTGCTCGCCACGATGGACAGCACGGTCGCGATCGTCGCACTCCCCAAGATCCAGGACGAACTCAGTCTCTCCGATGCCGGCCGTAGCTGGGTGATCACCGCCTACGTGCTGACGTTCGGTGGCCTGATGCTGCTCGGTGGGCGCCTCGGCGATGTGATCGGACGCAAGCGGACCTTCGTCGTCGGCGTCGCGCTGTTCACCATCGCCTCCATCCTGTGCGGGCTGGCCTGGAACGAGGCCACCCTCGTCATCGCCCGGCTGCTGCAGGGCGTCGGGGCGGCGATCGCCTCGCCGACCGCGCTGGCACTGATCGCGACCACGTTCCCGAAGGGTCCCGCGCGCAACGCCGCGACGGCGATCTTCGCGGCCATGACGGGCGTCGGCTCGGTGATGGGGCTGATCGTCGGCGGCGCGCTGACCGAGGTGTCGTGGCGCTGGGCGTTCCTGATCAACGTCCCCATCGGCCTGCTGATGATCCACCTGGCCCGCACGACGCTGCGGGAGACCAACCGCGAGCGGCTCAAGCTCGACGCCGCCGGGGCGCTGTTGGCCACCATGGGATGCACCGCCGCGGTGTTCGCGTTCTCGATGGGTCCCGAGGCCGGCTGGGCCTCGCCGATCACGATCGGATCCGGGATCGCCGCCGCGGGCTGCCTGATCGCGTTCCTGTTTGTTGAGCGCACCGCCGAGAACCCCGTGGTCCCGTTCGTGTTGTTCCGGGACCGCAACCGCGTGGCCACCTTCGCGGCGATCTTCCTCGCAGGCGGCGTGATGTTCACACTCACCGTGCTGATCGGGCTCTACGTGCAGGACATCATGGGCTACAGCGCGCTGAAGGCGGGCGTCGGGTTCATCCCGTTCGTCATCGCCCTTGGCATCGGTCTGGGCCTGTCGTCGGCGCTGGTGTCGAAGTTCCCGCCGCGCATCCTGGTCATCGGCGGCGGCGTGCTGGTGCTGGCTGCGATGCTCTACGGCTCGACGCTGGACGCCGGCATCCCGTACTTCCCCAACCTGGTGCTGCCGATCACGGTGGGCGGCTTCGGCATCGGCATGATCGTGGTACCGCTGACGGTGTCGGCGATCGCCGGCGTCGGGTTCGACCAGATCGGCCCGGTCTCGGCGATCGCGCTGATGCTGCAGAGCCTCGGCGGGCCCGTCGTGCTGGCGATCATCCAGGCGGTGATCACATCCCGCACGCTGTACCTCGGCGGCACCAACGGTCCGGTGAAGGACATGAACGCCGTGCAGCTGCACGCGCTCGACCAGGGCTACACCTACGGTCTCCTGTGGGTGGCCGCGGTCGCGGTGATCGTCGGCGGTGCGGCGCTGTTCATCGGGTACACCGCCGAGCAGGTGGCGCACGCGCAGGAAGTCAAGGACGCGATCGACGCCGGAGAGCTTTAG